In Burkholderia sp. GAS332, one DNA window encodes the following:
- a CDS encoding CDP-4-dehydro-6-deoxyglucose reductase, which yields MAFNVTLRQSGRQFQVEQDEPVLIAALRQGIGLPYGCKNGACGSCKGTVVSGQIEQRPHSSSALSNDEKTRGMALFCCATACSDLEVDIREVAGVGDVQVKKLPCRVNAIERKADDVVVLKLQLPANERLQYLAGQYLEFILKDGKRRSYSMASAPHAEGPIELHLRHMPGGAFTDHVFNTMKERDILRFEAPLGTFFLREDSDKPIVLLASGTGFAPLKAIVEHAVFKNLNRPMTLYWGARRKKDLYLLDLAEQWAREIPNFKFVPVLSEPDASDAWTGRVGFVHRAVIEDLPDLSPYQVYACGAPVMVESAQRDFTQHHGLPEDEFYADSFTSEADLANAV from the coding sequence ATGGCATTTAACGTCACGCTCCGGCAAAGCGGCCGGCAGTTTCAGGTAGAACAGGACGAACCCGTCCTGATCGCGGCCTTGCGTCAGGGCATCGGCCTGCCGTACGGCTGCAAGAACGGCGCTTGCGGCTCATGCAAAGGCACCGTGGTCAGCGGTCAGATCGAACAGCGTCCGCATTCGTCGTCGGCCTTGTCGAACGACGAAAAAACGCGCGGCATGGCGCTCTTCTGCTGCGCAACGGCTTGCTCCGATCTCGAAGTGGATATCCGCGAAGTAGCGGGCGTGGGTGACGTGCAGGTCAAGAAGCTGCCGTGCCGCGTGAACGCCATCGAGCGCAAGGCCGACGACGTCGTCGTGCTGAAGCTGCAATTACCCGCCAACGAACGTCTGCAATATCTGGCCGGCCAGTACCTCGAATTCATTCTGAAGGACGGCAAGCGCCGCAGCTATTCGATGGCGAGCGCACCGCATGCGGAAGGCCCGATCGAATTGCACCTCCGTCATATGCCGGGTGGCGCATTCACGGACCACGTGTTCAACACGATGAAGGAGCGCGACATTCTGCGCTTCGAAGCCCCGCTCGGCACCTTCTTCCTGCGAGAAGATTCGGACAAGCCGATCGTGCTGCTGGCTTCGGGCACCGGCTTTGCGCCGCTGAAGGCGATCGTCGAACATGCGGTGTTCAAGAACCTCAACCGGCCGATGACGCTGTACTGGGGCGCACGCCGCAAGAAGGACCTGTACCTGCTCGATCTCGCCGAGCAATGGGCTCGCGAGATCCCGAACTTCAAGTTCGTGCCGGTGCTGTCGGAACCGGACGCGAGCGATGCATGGACGGGGCGCGTTGGCTTCGTGCATCGCGCGGTGATCGAGGATCTGCCGGATCTGTCGCCGTACCAGGTGTACGCGTGCGGCGCACCGGTGATGGTCGAG
- a CDS encoding Nucleoside-diphosphate-sugar epimerase, whose amino-acid sequence MKATRNLLRPRVLIVGCGDVGMRCVPLLRPHAHVFALTSHAGRSAELRAAGVTPLVGDLDARRSLKRLAGLAPTVLHLAPPQKTGDDDRRTRALLATLSARRNRALRAARGAVAPVGRLRRGLRRIHASWAESEAANIVPDRVRWTAAPHAPVRLVYASTTGVYGDCGGAWIDETRVLQPANARAKRRVSAEQQLRRATARGVIAASIARIPGIYAGNRLPLARLEKRTPALIDADDVYTNHIHADDLAAILVRLATHGRPARVIHASDDTSLKMGEYFDVVADAFGLTRPPRITRAEAEQQVEPTLLSFMRESRRLVNRRLKEELRIRLRYPSVDDFLREAS is encoded by the coding sequence ATGAAAGCGACACGAAATTTACTCCGGCCGCGTGTGTTGATCGTTGGCTGCGGTGACGTCGGCATGCGCTGCGTGCCCTTGTTGCGGCCACACGCGCATGTCTTCGCGCTCACTAGCCACGCCGGGCGCAGCGCCGAATTGCGCGCTGCGGGCGTCACGCCGCTGGTCGGTGATCTCGACGCGCGCCGCAGCCTGAAACGGCTTGCCGGCCTCGCGCCGACGGTGCTGCATCTCGCGCCGCCGCAAAAGACCGGCGATGACGACCGCCGTACCCGTGCCTTGCTCGCTACGCTGAGCGCGCGCCGCAATCGGGCGCTGCGTGCCGCGCGCGGCGCGGTGGCACCGGTCGGGCGGCTGCGCCGCGGGTTGCGCCGCATTCATGCCTCGTGGGCGGAATCTGAAGCAGCCAATATTGTACCCGACAGGGTGCGCTGGACCGCCGCTCCGCACGCGCCTGTGAGGCTGGTGTACGCGAGCACGACAGGTGTCTACGGCGATTGTGGCGGCGCGTGGATCGACGAGACGCGCGTGCTGCAGCCGGCCAATGCGCGTGCCAAACGCCGCGTGTCGGCCGAACAGCAATTGCGCCGTGCGACCGCGCGAGGCGTGATCGCCGCAAGCATTGCGAGGATTCCGGGCATCTACGCGGGCAACCGGCTGCCGCTCGCGCGGCTGGAAAAGCGCACGCCGGCCTTGATCGACGCCGACGACGTCTACACCAACCATATTCACGCCGACGACCTTGCCGCGATTCTCGTACGCCTGGCCACGCATGGTCGTCCGGCGCGCGTGATTCACGCGTCCGACGACACGTCGCTGAAGATGGGTGAGTACTTCGATGTGGTGGCCGATGCGTTCGGTCTGACGCGCCCGCCTCGCATCACGCGCGCAGAGGCAGAGCAGCAGGTCGAGCCGACCTTGCTGTCCTTCATGCGCGAATCGAGGCGGCTCGTGAACCGGCGCCTCAAAGAGGAACTGCGGATACGTTTGCGGTATCCGAGCGTCGATGATTTTTTGCGCGAGGCTTCGTAG